One window from the genome of Eucalyptus grandis isolate ANBG69807.140 chromosome 7, ASM1654582v1, whole genome shotgun sequence encodes:
- the LOC120296122 gene encoding auxin-responsive protein SAUR66-like, translating to MYQKYGKRPENIWRLSSDHRIEELKHDEPQEATQDGKEVGNINRFKQKRIALAGAREEPNSASSVTEKGHFVIYTADGSRFMVPLQCLSSKIFQELFKMSKEEFGLSSDGPVTMPCDAASMEYILSLVQRRIAKDIEKALLNFIAFSQCSAASLDNECAEGVLVCGQ from the exons ATGTACCAGAAGTATGGAAAAAGACCAGAGAATATTTGGAGGTTGTCCTCGGACCACCGCATAGA AGAGCTTAAGCATGATGAGCCCCAAGAAGCTACTCAAGATGGCAAGGAAGTGGGAAATATTAACCGCTTCAAGCAGAAAAGAATTGCCCTTGCTGGAGCTAGAGAGGAGCCAAATTCTGCCTCATCAGTGACAGAAAAGGGTCACTTTGTCATCTACACGGCCGACGGAAGCCGTTTCATGGTTCCTTTGCAATGTCTTAGCAGCAAGATCTTTCAAGAGCTGTTCAAAATGTCCAAAGAAGAGTTTGGTTTGTCGAGTGATGGTCCAGTTACCATGCCCTGTGATGCAGCGTCTATGGAGTACATACTATCTCTTGTCCAAAGACGCATTGCCAAAGACATAGAAAAAGCTTTGCTCAACTTCATTGCATTCTCTCAATGCTCGGCTGCATCTTTGGATAACGAATGTGCGGAAGGAGTTCTAGTTTGTGGTCAGTAA
- the LOC104455532 gene encoding auxin-responsive protein SAUR68: MISTKKLFNVARKWQKITAIGRKRISHRRTRRPLKADSCRMLEVSKKGHFIICSTDRRRFAIPLACLNTYIFQELLKLSEEEYGLSSDGLITLPFDAATVEYTVSLTRRGLTEDLQRALLNTISSCHCSSYDSMIKAV, translated from the coding sequence ATGATCAGCACCAAGAAACTCTTCAATGTAGCTAGGAAGTGGCAAAAGATCACTGCCATTGGAAGGAAAAGGATTTCCCATCGAAGAACAAGAAGACCTTTGAAGGCAGACAGTTGTAGAATGCTGGAAGTGAGTAAAAAGGGTCACTTTATAATCTGTAGCACTGACAGAAGACGCTTTGCCATCCCCCTGGCTTGTCTAAACACTTATATTTTTCAAGAACTGTTGAAACTGTCAGAAGAAGAGTACGGATTATCAAGTGATGGACTCATCACATTGCCATTTGATGCAGCAACTGTGGAGTATACAGTTTCACTCACACGAAGAGGTCTAACTGAAGATTTGCAGAGAGCTTTGCTTAACACGATTTCTTCTTGCCACTGCTCATCATATGATTCTATGATCAAGGCTGTATAA